Below is a genomic region from Armatimonadota bacterium.
CAACTTGTCTCCTCGGCCGTCGGTGGTCTTTATTGCTGGAGACTTTGTAAACGGCTACGCTGATGATGATGGCACGACGCTTCGGGAGCAACTTGCCGCTTGGAAGGAAGAAGTTCTCAAATCGTCATTGTCGCGCCACGCCAAGATCATTGTCGTTCCGGGCAATCACGAGGTCAACAAAAAGGTCGGCGACAATCGAATGCCGAACTGGGAGACAACCCCGATTTGGAACACATGGCTCAAAAGCTCACCGTTTTGGGACGGCGTTGTACCAGGGCCTACTCCCGATAACGATGTTGCCGACGAGCTGGCAGACGATCAGTCACTGCTCAATGGAACGCTCACGGTTGGTGTTGCTAAGTTCATTCTGGTGAACACAGACTGCAACAAGAAGTCGCAGAAGGAGAAGCCTGAGGTCGGATTGGTGGCAACTTCCTGGGTTGCGAGTCAGCTTGGAATTGCACAAGCAGATCAGTCCGTCAAAGCGATCTTTGCGATTGGCCACAAAAACTTGTTGCAAAACGGCGTCGGTGACGCACCGGTAGCCGAGAAGGACGCCAAAGTGCTGCAAACAAGCATGGAAGGTACGGCAAAGTTTAAGGGCTTTCTCTGCTCTCACGTCCATGCCTGGCACAAGCACTCGTTCGGCGACGCTAAGTGGCAGATCATCGAAGGACGCGGCGGAAGCAAGTTGGAGAAAGATTGGAAACCCGAGGAGGGGCGGACGTTTGGCTTCACGGTTCTGGACATCGCGAATGATGGGCAGACGACAGCCACACGATTCGACCGACCCGTACCGACGGGAAACTACTTTGACGGTCCAGCTACACCGGCGAAGCCAAGCGTCAGTTGGAAGCTATAGCGCCTCGGTCCCAGTCATCGCTTTGATCGAAGCTTGCTGAGCAAGTCTTCCCGCGATTTGCTTCAACGCGTCGGCTTGGGCTGACTGCGGGTAGGCAACGACGGCAGGAATCCCCTGATCTCCAGCTTGCGATACTTGAGGGTCGAAGGGGACGGAGCCCAGGTAAGGAACCTTGAGCTGGGCGGCGAGGTCTTCACCAGAAAGGCCCGAGAACATTCTAGTCTCTGCACCGGTGATGGGGTCGATCAGAACTCCCATATTCTCAACGACACCCAAAATTGGCGAATTGAGCCGCTTGAAAAGTTGGACCGCCTTCCCTGCGATATTTGCCGCAACGTTGTGTGGAGTCGAAACAATCACTACGCCGGTAAGTGGAACAAGCTGCGCCAGAGACATCGGTGCATCACCCGTTCCAGGGGGAAGGTCAACCAGCAAGTAGTCAAGAGTTCCCCAGTTGACATCGGCAAGCAACTGCCGCACGGTTCCGGCAACCATCGGCCCACGCCACAGCACAGCTTGGTCATCATCCAGAAGGTATCCGATCGACATCGTGTGGACTCCAAATCGGAAGACCGGAACGATTTTCTGCCCTTCAGTAAACGGCTTCTCGTTTTGCGCGCCAAGAAGCAAAGGAACCGAAGGTCCATAGACGTCGGCATCGAGAATTCCCACGCGAGCACCCTTTTGCGCCAACGCCACGGCAAGGTTTACGGTAACAGTGCTCTTGCCAACTCCGCCCTTGCCAGAGGCAATCGCGATCACATTAGCAACTTCCGGAAGCAGATCTTGAGCTTCGCCTGGCCTCGCTCGGACCGTGGCGGTCATTTCGATTTCAACCTCTGAGACTCCCTCCAGACCCCGGACGGCTTCGTCAGCCTGTGCCTTGAGTTCCTCTTTAACCGGGCAAGCCGGAGTCGTGAGGTTGATGGTGAACGAAACATTGCCTCCCTCAATCACGACGTTTTTGACAAACCCGAGCGTCACGATGTCGCGGTGCAGGTCGGGATCCATCACG
It encodes:
- a CDS encoding metallophosphoesterase family protein; amino-acid sequence: MIALLLALTQVTNTRVAWLGCNRLDAKDWESQKAENPSSANLVQLRQSLSDLDNLSPRPSVVFIAGDFVNGYADDDGTTLREQLAAWKEEVLKSSLSRHAKIIVVPGNHEVNKKVGDNRMPNWETTPIWNTWLKSSPFWDGVVPGPTPDNDVADELADDQSLLNGTLTVGVAKFILVNTDCNKKSQKEKPEVGLVATSWVASQLGIAQADQSVKAIFAIGHKNLLQNGVGDAPVAEKDAKVLQTSMEGTAKFKGFLCSHVHAWHKHSFGDAKWQIIEGRGGSKLEKDWKPEEGRTFGFTVLDIANDGQTTATRFDRPVPTGNYFDGPATPAKPSVSWKL
- a CDS encoding Mrp/NBP35 family ATP-binding protein, translating into MPLSESLVLDALKVVMDPDLHRDIVTLGFVKNVVIEGGNVSFTINLTTPACPVKEELKAQADEAVRGLEGVSEVEIEMTATVRARPGEAQDLLPEVANVIAIASGKGGVGKSTVTVNLAVALAQKGARVGILDADVYGPSVPLLLGAQNEKPFTEGQKIVPVFRFGVHTMSIGYLLDDDQAVLWRGPMVAGTVRQLLADVNWGTLDYLLVDLPPGTGDAPMSLAQLVPLTGVVIVSTPHNVAANIAGKAVQLFKRLNSPILGVVENMGVLIDPITGAETRMFSGLSGEDLAAQLKVPYLGSVPFDPQVSQAGDQGIPAVVAYPQSAQADALKQIAGRLAQQASIKAMTGTEAL